Proteins from one Enoplosus armatus isolate fEnoArm2 chromosome 4, fEnoArm2.hap1, whole genome shotgun sequence genomic window:
- the LOC139284582 gene encoding palmitoyltransferase ZDHHC12-B-like isoform X1, with protein sequence MKYIKMVQNMFRTGFLVRATHTLLTWVITLILFLHNTDLRKCEERGELLLPVLFFLLVVLSVLLYFAVSLMDPGFVLTDTVKGVQGSNEEMESMIPQTSPPRLRRCGYCLLQQPMRAKHCQTCKRCVRRFDHHCPWIENCVGERNHRWFIVYLLVQLLALLWALHIALSGISPSVTWELWFRANLAALGVVCVFSVVVVLLLGCHLYLVSINSTTWEFMSRHRISYLKNCGDEENPFDRGVVCNTWDFFCLCRTVVWEQMYHRNTPNSV encoded by the exons atgaaatatattaaaatggtGCAGAACATGTTTCGGACCGGGTTTCTGGTTCGGGCCACACACACCCTCCTAACCTGGGTCATAACCCTCATACTGTTCCTGCACAACACCG atcTGCGGAAGTGTGAGGAGCGAGGAGAGCTGTTGCTGCCGGTTCTGTTCTTCCTCCTGGTCGTGCTGTCGGTGCTGTTATACTTTGCTGTTTCTTTAATGGACCCTGGTTTTGTTCTCACTGACACTGTCAAG GGCGTTCAGGGTTCAAATGAAGAAATGGAGTCGATGATTCCTCAGACTTCGCCCCCTCGGCTACGGCGCTGTGGATACTGCCTGCTGCAG CAGCCAATGAGAGCAAAGCACTGTCAGACGTGTAAGCGCTGCGTTCGGCGCTTCGACCACCACTGTCCCTGGATCGAGAactgtgtgggagagaggaaCCACCGCTGGTTCATCGTCTACCTGCTGGTGCAGCTGCTCGCTCTGCTGTGGGCTCTTCACATCGCTCT GTCCGGCATCTCACCCAGTGTCACGTGGGAGCTGTGGTTCAGAGCCAACTTGGCGGCGCTGGGCGTTGTCTGCGTTTTCTccgtggtggtggtgctgctgctgggctgCCACCTCTACCTGGTCTCCATCAACAGCACCACCTGGGAGTTCATGTCACGTCACAGGATCTCGTACCTGAAGAACTGCGGAGACGAGGAGAACCCTTTCGACCGCGGAGTCGTCTGCAACACGTGGGACTTCTTCTGCCTCTGCAGGACGGTGGTGTGGGAACAAATGTACCACAGAAACACCCCAAATTCTGTCTGA
- the LOC139284582 gene encoding palmitoyltransferase ZDHHC12-B-like isoform X4, protein MVQNMFRTGFLVRATHTLLTWVITLILFLHNTDLRKCEERGELLLPVLFFLLVVLSVLLYFAVSLMDPGFVLTDTVKVRLTQGSNEEMESMIPQTSPPRLRRCGYCLLQQPMRAKHCQTCKRCVRRFDHHCPWIENCVGERNHRWFIVYLLVQLLALLWALHIALSGISPSVTWELWFRANLAALGVVCVFSVVVVLLLGCHLYLVSINSTTWEFMSRHRISYLKNCGDEENPFDRGVVCNTWDFFCLCRTVVWEQMYHRNTPNSV, encoded by the exons atggtGCAGAACATGTTTCGGACCGGGTTTCTGGTTCGGGCCACACACACCCTCCTAACCTGGGTCATAACCCTCATACTGTTCCTGCACAACACCG atcTGCGGAAGTGTGAGGAGCGAGGAGAGCTGTTGCTGCCGGTTCTGTTCTTCCTCCTGGTCGTGCTGTCGGTGCTGTTATACTTTGCTGTTTCTTTAATGGACCCTGGTTTTGTTCTCACTGACACTGTCAAGGTGAGACTAAC TCAGGGTTCAAATGAAGAAATGGAGTCGATGATTCCTCAGACTTCGCCCCCTCGGCTACGGCGCTGTGGATACTGCCTGCTGCAG CAGCCAATGAGAGCAAAGCACTGTCAGACGTGTAAGCGCTGCGTTCGGCGCTTCGACCACCACTGTCCCTGGATCGAGAactgtgtgggagagaggaaCCACCGCTGGTTCATCGTCTACCTGCTGGTGCAGCTGCTCGCTCTGCTGTGGGCTCTTCACATCGCTCT GTCCGGCATCTCACCCAGTGTCACGTGGGAGCTGTGGTTCAGAGCCAACTTGGCGGCGCTGGGCGTTGTCTGCGTTTTCTccgtggtggtggtgctgctgctgggctgCCACCTCTACCTGGTCTCCATCAACAGCACCACCTGGGAGTTCATGTCACGTCACAGGATCTCGTACCTGAAGAACTGCGGAGACGAGGAGAACCCTTTCGACCGCGGAGTCGTCTGCAACACGTGGGACTTCTTCTGCCTCTGCAGGACGGTGGTGTGGGAACAAATGTACCACAGAAACACCCCAAATTCTGTCTGA
- the LOC139284582 gene encoding palmitoyltransferase ZDHHC12-B-like isoform X2 translates to MVQNMFRTGFLVRATHTLLTWVITLILFLHNTDLRKCEERGELLLPVLFFLLVVLSVLLYFAVSLMDPGFVLTDTVKGVAQGVQGSNEEMESMIPQTSPPRLRRCGYCLLQQPMRAKHCQTCKRCVRRFDHHCPWIENCVGERNHRWFIVYLLVQLLALLWALHIALSGISPSVTWELWFRANLAALGVVCVFSVVVVLLLGCHLYLVSINSTTWEFMSRHRISYLKNCGDEENPFDRGVVCNTWDFFCLCRTVVWEQMYHRNTPNSV, encoded by the exons atggtGCAGAACATGTTTCGGACCGGGTTTCTGGTTCGGGCCACACACACCCTCCTAACCTGGGTCATAACCCTCATACTGTTCCTGCACAACACCG atcTGCGGAAGTGTGAGGAGCGAGGAGAGCTGTTGCTGCCGGTTCTGTTCTTCCTCCTGGTCGTGCTGTCGGTGCTGTTATACTTTGCTGTTTCTTTAATGGACCCTGGTTTTGTTCTCACTGACACTGTCAAGG GTGTTGCGCAGGGCGTTCAGGGTTCAAATGAAGAAATGGAGTCGATGATTCCTCAGACTTCGCCCCCTCGGCTACGGCGCTGTGGATACTGCCTGCTGCAG CAGCCAATGAGAGCAAAGCACTGTCAGACGTGTAAGCGCTGCGTTCGGCGCTTCGACCACCACTGTCCCTGGATCGAGAactgtgtgggagagaggaaCCACCGCTGGTTCATCGTCTACCTGCTGGTGCAGCTGCTCGCTCTGCTGTGGGCTCTTCACATCGCTCT GTCCGGCATCTCACCCAGTGTCACGTGGGAGCTGTGGTTCAGAGCCAACTTGGCGGCGCTGGGCGTTGTCTGCGTTTTCTccgtggtggtggtgctgctgctgggctgCCACCTCTACCTGGTCTCCATCAACAGCACCACCTGGGAGTTCATGTCACGTCACAGGATCTCGTACCTGAAGAACTGCGGAGACGAGGAGAACCCTTTCGACCGCGGAGTCGTCTGCAACACGTGGGACTTCTTCTGCCTCTGCAGGACGGTGGTGTGGGAACAAATGTACCACAGAAACACCCCAAATTCTGTCTGA
- the LOC139284582 gene encoding palmitoyltransferase ZDHHC12-B-like isoform X3 encodes MVQNMFRTGFLVRATHTLLTWVITLILFLHNTDLRKCEERGELLLPVLFFLLVVLSVLLYFAVSLMDPGFVLTDTCVAQGVQGSNEEMESMIPQTSPPRLRRCGYCLLQQPMRAKHCQTCKRCVRRFDHHCPWIENCVGERNHRWFIVYLLVQLLALLWALHIALSGISPSVTWELWFRANLAALGVVCVFSVVVVLLLGCHLYLVSINSTTWEFMSRHRISYLKNCGDEENPFDRGVVCNTWDFFCLCRTVVWEQMYHRNTPNSV; translated from the exons atggtGCAGAACATGTTTCGGACCGGGTTTCTGGTTCGGGCCACACACACCCTCCTAACCTGGGTCATAACCCTCATACTGTTCCTGCACAACACCG atcTGCGGAAGTGTGAGGAGCGAGGAGAGCTGTTGCTGCCGGTTCTGTTCTTCCTCCTGGTCGTGCTGTCGGTGCTGTTATACTTTGCTGTTTCTTTAATGGACCCTGGTTTTGTTCTCACTGACAC CTGTGTTGCGCAGGGCGTTCAGGGTTCAAATGAAGAAATGGAGTCGATGATTCCTCAGACTTCGCCCCCTCGGCTACGGCGCTGTGGATACTGCCTGCTGCAG CAGCCAATGAGAGCAAAGCACTGTCAGACGTGTAAGCGCTGCGTTCGGCGCTTCGACCACCACTGTCCCTGGATCGAGAactgtgtgggagagaggaaCCACCGCTGGTTCATCGTCTACCTGCTGGTGCAGCTGCTCGCTCTGCTGTGGGCTCTTCACATCGCTCT GTCCGGCATCTCACCCAGTGTCACGTGGGAGCTGTGGTTCAGAGCCAACTTGGCGGCGCTGGGCGTTGTCTGCGTTTTCTccgtggtggtggtgctgctgctgggctgCCACCTCTACCTGGTCTCCATCAACAGCACCACCTGGGAGTTCATGTCACGTCACAGGATCTCGTACCTGAAGAACTGCGGAGACGAGGAGAACCCTTTCGACCGCGGAGTCGTCTGCAACACGTGGGACTTCTTCTGCCTCTGCAGGACGGTGGTGTGGGAACAAATGTACCACAGAAACACCCCAAATTCTGTCTGA